A genomic stretch from Strix aluco isolate bStrAlu1 chromosome 12, bStrAlu1.hap1, whole genome shotgun sequence includes:
- the CA12 gene encoding carbonic anhydrase 12: MCAFCYLPHIYKGVSSEYRETCELSEYFKSFLEMSAKSFSIVTVATVLIFLLKIQLSVQAPLNGSKWSYIGPDGEKAWPKKYPFCGGVFQSPIDFHKDILQYDSNLLPLEFIGYNVPSTDQFTLTNNGHSVKMYLSPTMYIRNLPFEYTASQLHLHWGNRNKSEGSEHTVSGKHFAAELHIVHYNSEKYPDVTAAMDKADGLAVLAILLEIGPFNPSYEKIFRHFRNVKYKDQMVQVPGFNIRELLPDRLDEYYRYEGSLTTPPCYPSVLWTVFRHPVKISQEQLLALETAMYCTESDDPEPLEMVDNFRNVQEFHERLVFISFREGFVVSVVIACVLGVLIILAVAFWLLKRKSCKKGGKDNRGVIYKPGMCKEEDDISKL, from the exons ATGTGTGCATTCTGCTATTTGCCACATATCTACAAGGGAGTTTCTTCAGAGTACAGAGAAACCTGTGAACTGTCGGAGTATTTTAAGTCTTTCCTTGAGATGTCAGCCAAGAGCTTCAGTATAGTCACAGTTGCTACTGTGCTTATTTTCCTCCTAAAGATACAACTCTCAGTGCAAGCGCCGTTGAATG GGTCAAAATGGTCTTATATTG GTCCTGATGGAGAGAAGGCTTGGCCAAAGAAATACCCATTTTGTGGAGGAGTATTCCAATCTCCAATAGATTTCCACAAAGATATTCTCCAGTATGATTCTAATCTCTTGCCTTTAGAATTCATAGGCTATAATGTGCCCTCCACTGACCAGTTTACATTGACCAATAATGGTCATTCAG TGAAAATGTATCTGTCGCCTACTATGTACATCAGAAACCTCCCATTTGAATACACTGCATCTCAGCTTCACCTACACTGGGGAAACAGAAACAAGTCAGAAGGCTCAGAGCACACAGTCAGTGGGAAGCATTTTGCAGCAGAG CTGCATATTGTACATTATAACTCTGAGAAATATCCGGATGTAACAGCAGCAATGGACAAAGCGGATGGACTGGCGGTTTTGGCTATTCTTCTTGAG ATTGGACCCTTCAACCCATCCTATGAAAAGATCTTCAGGCACTTCCGGAATGTGAAATACAAGG ATCAGATGGTCCAGGTTCCTGGTTTCAATATTCGAGAACTTCTTCCTGACAGACTGGATGAGTATTATCGCTATGAAGGATCCCTGACAACTCCTCCTTGCTACCCTAGTGTTCTCTGGACAGTTTTCCGACACCCCGTTAAAATTTCACAAGAGCAG TTACTGGCACTGGAAACAGCCATGTACTGCACCGAGAGTGATGACCCAGAACCCCTGGAAATGGTCGATAACTTCCGAAACGTTCAGGAATTTCATGAAAGACTGGTTTTTATCTCCTTCCGTGAAG gttttgttgtttctgttgtgATAGCCTGCGTTCTGGGAGTTCTCATCATTCTTGCAGTAGCCTTCTGGCTactgaaaaggaaaag ctgcAAAAAGGGAGGCAAAGACAACAGAGGAGTCATCTACAAACCAGGCATGTGCAAGGAGGAAGATGACATCTCCAAACTTTGA